ACTGTTAACAACTCAAAAAGACATTTTATTCGTCATTATTTGTTCAACGAATGTTCTacataatcatttaaattttaaagtgtattgtatatgtatactatattactgcTGGGTGGTGCGACGAGAGGgagttttaaaacttaaataactcattcgtaaattgttaattaatactTCCGTCTGCGCTGAGATTTATGGTTTAcggatattattaaatttggattTGTTACTGCTGAACATACCGCTCATCCGATTACAGGATTACAACGACGAAATACGACAAGAGCAAATGTGGGAAATGCAAATATTGCAGAAGGGATCGGGGGACGCGACCGATTCGGAAACCGGCGAGAGCGGATCTTCGTCTCATTCCGTGGACGATAATCGCCAAAATTACAGCGCCGTTCATTCAGCCGGAGAGTGTTCGCCGGTGCACACCAAACACAGCAACGTCAACACCAATCAAACAATCATCAACGGATCAGGTACGATATAATTTAGGCACGTAGACACACGATATCGGGTCGTCTGGTGTtttgcattaaataatataatatatataatatatatattaggtatatgaatagTATAGCTGCAGTTTACCTTCAAttctatacatacattttatgtaggtaactCAAAGGTTACGACGATTGACTAGTATTAGTCGTGACTTGTGAACGTTGCTTGAACTCCTCCGCATTCATCACATTTTACTAGTTGTGCAAAGATTCCGTTTTCAACACCCTCTCATTCTCGTCCTATGATTACGTTTGCCACGCATATACCTACTGCAGCTGTGTAGACCTACCTATTTGAATAGTTTGTCTAAAATCGATTGGTTATAATGACGAAAGTTTACACGAATAGTATTTCTTGTGTCACCTATTATATGTGTACAGtgtattataacatttgtaTAGCTTAACGCGCCGTGTTTAGACAGATTTATTGGGGCTCACTGTTTACCCAACTTAATAATAAGTGGGACTTCAAACATTGAGCAAAAAGTGGTTTTCCGTATTAAGCCGTCTGAGGTCTAACAAAAGCCGAAAGCGCGTCTcacattttgaaatacattttacataattcaccttaatatttagtgtattggttgattaaaatattttagcattttttaacCTTGAATTTTGaacaagtataggtacctatttttaatagctataagtacttataacttataaattataatatattgtacacatcatactgtaattaaaaaactattgaaaataaatacatttaattaaaaattataattaactttgttattttaaaagttttagcTGCGCTGTTTTATACGCTTACGTAGTGTATATTACGccctaaaattattgtttttactataaaattaaattaaatacggacaagaaaaaataaagaacacaaattttatattttaacgatttatcTTTTCGGAAGTAATAGTTTGACCTTTTGttcttattgttatatttaaaataataatacaatagtcaCAAATCAATAGTCAGTATACATTTATCTCCTGGATGTAGAAAAACACGTGGCTCCAAACAATTCAAACGGGTTAACGGAAACTCCAGGAAGGAAACGGCCTCTGCTGTCTGGAGAATGTGCCAAAGTATCAATGACTCCATCAAAGAGAACAGTAATGGCAATTCTGGCTAGAGCTAGAACTGCGCAAGTACACGTCAAAGACATGGTCACATTTTCACCACATTTTAATGGGTAAGTTTTACACTgggtacttacattttaatttactctttttaaagaaaattaaaaatgttcacacgAAAGATCATACATTTTCCGACGTAAAAGTCACAAtaccattttgtttatttatttttatcccaACATAATGTTTGGTGTTGgcaatataaatttacaaatgaaGTACCAAcccagtacctatataatattataatatattaaacatcatTATgcccaaacttttttttatccatatgttttcttttttttttcttttttttttttattgcagacTTGTTCAGACAGATGTATCCACATACAGAGAAAAGCCCTTTATCCCCACAACCAATCTACTTttgaactaaatataatataatatagtacctactattcaCATCATCCATAGACTATCCAATCAAATTTCTCTGTAGTCACAACGCATGAAAGTATGGgtcaatgtattttttaatcatcatattatgcaatctaaataattaattaatattttattttaaaaaacaaatcagttttattttagtttatacatGGTTTAAgactattttaaaacttaattaatcaTTATGATGATTAGAAAAAATTgctcaatacaatataataataataataataatatatatattttaatagtattataaatttacaacttgtacacatattataatatcttatgatctatcctaataaaataataaaaacattataaagtcaatcatataaattaaatgattaaataattaagatataaaACCACGGTTTTTTCCTTGATAATATCACAGTAAATACTCAATATTCTATGTGATAATAAACCGGGTAaccaatgtaatttaatataattataaatgcacaCAAATTCACATTAATTCatgttagtttatttatttttaattggttatttaattaaactttctgcagttttttgttattaacatATAGTTAATGTCTATACctgattattttatgtatattttattctgcgtaggtatatattttattttatcttttaagttggatatattgttattatttattgttgacatagttagatattaatgtattattgtaatattataatatatcatgctagaatttaattaagtacatagtatataaacaataaatatgtattaactaagTTAATCTTTACTATTGATATTTACGTGTACATTTTAGCTAATATTTTGtaagtctataataattaataagtatgatAACTAATGAGATAAGATAATTTTAGTAAAGTGTGGACTatttaaaataacgtttaatGCGACATTCTAGTCATCTATATACAACattgtatagactatagtaaaatcgctatatacaaattaacagaatgataaaaaaaaattcatattataatccaGTGATATATCttcttaaataggtactattattaaatacataggtagtaggtaccgaAGGCACCAAGGTTTGTtccgttaaaaattataatattacaaatatgtgcctatataaatagaataagtgtacatgtatatattgtttataccatatacattttaatatatatatataggcatgtacatatacatattatattatgtatgcatgtacctatgtattataaattattttaaacataagttatgaaatattatttttttaccatctgTATAAGAATtcatatatactatgataacaatattaacaacaacgcattattaaatatttaatttaatataaatgtaaactttatctaataatttggaataaaattgaatatgaagtaagtatacacataatattataatataataaaataagaccGGGGCTGTGAACTTAATGCATTCGCGTGTTTCA
This portion of the Acyrthosiphon pisum isolate AL4f chromosome A1, pea_aphid_22Mar2018_4r6ur, whole genome shotgun sequence genome encodes:
- the LOC100165078 gene encoding KH domain-containing, RNA-binding, signal transduction-associated protein 2-like, whose translation is MSDMDIVEVDDENQFHGNKNENLKLSSQSEVRNGGKSESIRRMVDITRDKPIKVSIRVAVPVRDHPKFNFVGKLLGPKGNSLKRLQEDTITKMAILGRGSMRDRNKEEKLRNSGDPKFSHLKDDLHVEITAFAPPAEAHARIAYALTEVRRFLVPDYNDEIRQEQMWEMQILQKGSGDATDSETGESGSSSHSVDDNRQNYSAVHSAGECSPVHTKHSNVNTNQTIINGSEKHVAPNNSNGLTETPGRKRPLLSGECAKVSMTPSKRTVMAILARARTAQVHVKDMVTFSPHFNGLVQTDVSTYREKPFIPTTNLLLN